One Candidatus Poribacteria bacterium genomic window carries:
- the minD gene encoding septum site-determining protein MinD, translating into MGKVIVVTSGKGGVGKTTSTANLGTALALLGRTVAVVDADVGLRNLDIVMGLESRIVYTSMDVIEKQCELSKALVRDRRVDGLMLLAASQKNNKDDIQPEQMKAICDKLRTTHDFVLVDSPAGIERGFSNASAGADEAIVVTTPDVSAIRDADRIIGLLQNARIEPINLVLNRFSPQLVGNGSMMDQADVLDILNIELIGVVPEDSGVITSTNRGIPLVYEDGSPGAQAYMRIARRLTGQRIPIHNFEQKGILNNILNWFTRKR; encoded by the coding sequence ATGGGAAAAGTAATCGTAGTGACATCAGGAAAGGGAGGTGTCGGCAAAACAACCTCTACAGCCAACTTAGGGACAGCCCTGGCACTTCTGGGTAGAACCGTCGCCGTTGTTGATGCAGATGTGGGGCTTCGGAATCTCGATATCGTGATGGGGCTTGAGAGCAGGATTGTTTATACCTCAATGGATGTCATTGAGAAACAGTGTGAACTCAGTAAAGCACTCGTTAGGGATCGGCGTGTTGATGGTCTGATGTTGCTTGCGGCATCGCAGAAAAACAACAAAGACGATATTCAGCCAGAGCAGATGAAAGCGATTTGTGATAAGTTGCGGACGACGCACGATTTCGTTCTGGTTGACTCGCCCGCTGGCATTGAACGCGGTTTCAGCAACGCTTCCGCCGGTGCCGACGAAGCCATCGTTGTTACAACACCAGATGTCTCCGCTATTCGGGATGCTGACAGGATTATCGGATTGCTGCAAAATGCGAGAATTGAACCGATCAATCTCGTTTTAAATCGGTTCTCACCACAGCTTGTAGGGAATGGGAGCATGATGGATCAAGCCGACGTATTGGATATCCTGAATATTGAGCTCATCGGTGTTGTTCCAGAAGACAGCGGTGTAATCACCTCTACAAACCGCGGCATTCCGCTCGTCTATGAAGACGGTTCCCCCGGTGCTCAGGCGTATATGCGTATTGCGCGACGCCTGACTGGGCAGCGCATCCCGATTCATAATTTTGAGCAGAAGGGCATATTGAATAATATTTTAAACTGGTTCACGAGAAAGAGATAA
- the minE gene encoding cell division topological specificity factor MinE, whose protein sequence is MNISIRQLFGRKPKSSSIAKQRLKLVITQDRFDVDDRVMTRLHHELAEVLAKYFEFSANSVKMDLKQEGNSYILVADFPYTKFHETNMRQ, encoded by the coding sequence ATGAATATCAGCATAAGACAACTATTCGGGCGCAAACCGAAATCGAGCAGTATAGCGAAACAGCGCCTGAAACTGGTCATCACCCAAGACAGGTTTGATGTTGATGACCGGGTTATGACCAGGTTACATCATGAATTAGCAGAGGTGCTGGCAAAGTACTTTGAATTTTCAGCCAACTCTGTTAAGATGGACTTGAAACAGGAGGGGAATTCCTACATCCTTGTCGCGGATTTTCCTTATACGAAATTCCACGAAACGAACATGAGACAATAA
- a CDS encoding Cof-type HAD-IIB family hydrolase produces the protein MKIPCRLAAFDLDGTLLSSDHKLSPKNRDALQALAANDILVVLVSGRMHRSIQPISDQIGLENPIISYNGGMVRHATTAEVYHHTPVPSDYAMAVVNHCIEQGLHLNFCLNDELYVAERNAWSDLYEARTGVPATAVGDLRELAGETPTKLLIIHTPEKLQPLLMSFQTDYAEKLYVTQTQAEYIEFMNPEVTKGRALTALANRFNIPLNAVVAFGDSYNDESLLKTAGFAVAMENAVPPIRACADFITTTNDDNGVAKAISELIL, from the coding sequence ATGAAGATACCGTGTCGTTTAGCAGCTTTCGACTTAGATGGAACGCTGCTAAGCAGTGATCATAAATTATCACCAAAAAACCGCGACGCACTCCAAGCACTCGCGGCAAACGATATACTCGTGGTATTAGTTTCTGGAAGGATGCACCGTTCTATCCAACCGATTAGCGATCAGATCGGACTCGAAAATCCTATTATCTCTTATAACGGGGGGATGGTACGACATGCCACAACCGCTGAGGTCTATCATCACACGCCTGTTCCATCAGATTACGCCATGGCGGTTGTCAATCACTGTATCGAGCAAGGGTTACATCTCAATTTCTGCCTGAACGATGAACTTTATGTCGCCGAGCGGAATGCATGGAGCGACCTTTATGAAGCACGAACAGGGGTTCCGGCTACAGCTGTCGGAGACCTACGCGAGTTAGCTGGTGAAACGCCAACGAAGCTCCTTATTATCCATACGCCTGAAAAATTGCAACCACTCTTAATGAGTTTTCAAACCGATTACGCTGAGAAGCTTTATGTTACGCAGACCCAAGCAGAATATATTGAATTTATGAATCCGGAAGTTACTAAAGGGCGCGCACTGACAGCACTCGCCAACCGGTTCAACATCCCGTTAAATGCGGTTGTTGCTTTTGGCGATAGCTATAACGATGAAAGTCTGCTCAAAACAGCCGGTTTCGCGGTAGCGATGGAAAACGCAGTCCCGCCGATCCGTGCTTGTGCCGACTTCATCACAACGACGAATGACGATAATGGGGTGGCAAAAGCGATTTCGGAATTGATTCTTTGA
- a CDS encoding ABC transporter ATP-binding protein yields the protein MAHIKLENVVKRFGDVVAVKDFNLEVEDKEFVVFLGPSGCGKTTTLRLIAGLENPEEGDIFIDGQRVNDLSPADRDIAFVFQFYALYPHLSVYDNIAFPLKAVNISKSEIDAEVKRVAKILQIADMLDRKPSVLSGGEMQRVALGRAMVRQPKVYLLDEPMANLDAKMRVDTRAEIKRLQHEIGATTIFVTHDQVEAMSLADRIAVIHQGLLQQIGTPHEIYNKPQSLFVAGFMGMPTMNLLDAELTLNEAESVLHLSHTDVDLRLSPERQTTITSDAQKNGLVFGIRPEHITARSQPNEQRISAQVHLVEPLGAVNILDIRLGTHSETQDPILLRVRAHPTFRVTVGDTIWLDFDEAEMHLFDRETEQAIW from the coding sequence ATGGCCCATATCAAACTTGAAAACGTTGTAAAACGTTTCGGCGATGTCGTCGCTGTCAAAGACTTTAACCTCGAAGTTGAGGACAAAGAGTTCGTCGTTTTTCTCGGTCCCTCTGGCTGTGGTAAAACGACAACGCTCCGTCTCATTGCAGGCTTAGAGAATCCCGAAGAAGGCGACATCTTCATTGACGGACAGCGGGTCAACGATCTTTCGCCTGCTGACCGAGACATCGCTTTTGTCTTTCAATTCTACGCCCTCTATCCGCACCTGAGCGTCTACGATAACATCGCTTTTCCACTCAAAGCGGTGAATATCTCAAAATCGGAGATTGATGCCGAAGTCAAGCGAGTTGCCAAAATCCTACAAATAGCTGACATGTTAGATAGGAAACCCAGCGTTCTTAGCGGGGGTGAGATGCAACGCGTCGCGCTCGGACGCGCGATGGTCCGTCAACCCAAGGTTTACCTGCTTGATGAACCTATGGCGAATTTAGACGCAAAGATGCGCGTTGACACGCGCGCCGAAATCAAACGACTCCAACATGAAATCGGCGCGACGACCATCTTTGTGACGCATGACCAAGTTGAAGCAATGTCACTTGCAGACAGAATCGCTGTGATCCATCAAGGACTCCTACAACAGATCGGTACTCCGCATGAAATTTACAATAAACCTCAGAGCCTCTTCGTTGCTGGATTTATGGGTATGCCTACCATGAACCTCCTTGACGCTGAACTCACCCTCAACGAAGCGGAATCTGTGCTACATCTCAGTCACACCGATGTTGATCTTCGCCTCTCACCAGAACGGCAGACGACGATCACTTCAGACGCGCAAAAAAACGGTTTGGTGTTTGGTATTCGTCCTGAGCATATCACAGCGCGGAGTCAACCCAATGAACAGCGTATTTCTGCGCAGGTACATCTCGTTGAACCGCTCGGGGCAGTCAATATTCTTGACATCCGGCTCGGCACGCATTCAGAGACGCAGGACCCTATCTTACTTCGGGTCAGAGCACATCCAACGTTTCGGGTTACGGTAGGCGATACTATCTGGTTAGATTTTGATGAAGCAGAAATGCATCTCTTTGACCGAGAGACAGAACAAGCAATCTGGTGA
- a CDS encoding SEC59/DGK1/VTE5 family protein — MEGKAVIGELLRKSIHLSGLTLPVIYLFLDKPTMLVLMGILTGFALAVELVKWGSPHFGKFFSRIFKPILRRHERKGAVTGATYYLISAFLCIFLFAKTLAIVCIFFMVLGDMAAALVGKKWGRTKLLGRKSLEGSAACFIVCAAIALVKFNPVIAIVGALVATIVELIPVPVDDNLTVPLISGAVMHFLIYFLM; from the coding sequence GTGGAGGGTAAAGCAGTGATAGGCGAGCTGCTTCGGAAAAGCATTCATTTATCAGGACTCACCCTACCGGTTATCTATCTCTTCTTGGATAAACCGACTATGTTAGTTTTAATGGGGATACTGACTGGCTTTGCGCTTGCCGTCGAATTAGTGAAATGGGGATCTCCACATTTCGGCAAGTTTTTTTCCCGAATTTTCAAACCCATCCTCCGTAGACATGAACGCAAAGGGGCTGTGACAGGCGCGACCTACTATCTTATCAGTGCGTTCCTGTGTATTTTCTTATTTGCTAAGACGCTTGCTATTGTCTGTATCTTTTTTATGGTATTAGGAGATATGGCAGCCGCACTCGTGGGCAAAAAGTGGGGGCGGACGAAACTTCTCGGCAGGAAGAGTTTAGAGGGGAGCGCCGCCTGTTTCATTGTTTGCGCCGCAATTGCTTTGGTTAAGTTCAACCCTGTTATAGCAATCGTGGGTGCCTTGGTCGCTACAATTGTCGAACTCATTCCCGTCCCGGTTGATGACAATCTCACGGTGCCGCTGATTTCCGGGGCAGTCATGCACTTTTTGATCTACTTTCTAATGTAG